A genome region from Armatimonadota bacterium includes the following:
- a CDS encoding DUF1844 domain-containing protein, with the protein MAEQHAQPESEPQPEGEGSPHPLPDAMSLVGTFLSLLAARAWQAMGLVPDPATKQVERKLDDAQIAIDAAAALADVIRPRVGERERREVEALITNLRLNFVEQKSKAP; encoded by the coding sequence GTGGCAGAGCAACACGCGCAACCTGAGTCCGAGCCCCAGCCCGAGGGCGAGGGCAGCCCCCATCCCCTGCCGGACGCCATGTCCCTTGTGGGCACGTTCCTCAGCCTGCTGGCTGCGAGGGCCTGGCAGGCCATGGGGCTCGTGCCGGATCCCGCGACGAAGCAGGTCGAGCGGAAGCTCGACGACGCGCAGATCGCGATTGACGCCGCAGCGGCCCTGGCCGACGTCATCCGCCCCCGCGTGGGGGAGCGCGAGCGCCGCGAGGTCGAGGCGCTGATCACCAATCTGCGGCTGAACTTCGTCGAGCAGAAGAGCAAGGCGCCGTAG
- a CDS encoding M20/M25/M40 family metallo-hydrolase yields the protein MDDLFRYIDSHGEAFIHDLQRLCRQPSISAQGVGLEECASLLVAQMQAKGIPARTEPSLGGPPLVVAEIPGSSPRTLLIYGHYDVQPTDPLDEWTSDPFAAEIRDGRLYARGAQDTKGNIMARLAAVEAWLRVRGRLPVGVKFIIEGEEEIGSPHLGETLRERPELARADACIWESGAKDHRDVLNIYLGVKGICYVELEVQGANRDLHSSAGATIPNPAWRLVWALATIKGPDEQVRIPGFYDGVVEPSPAEMVQLERIAAARDDETIRRDLGLKMFLKGMTGVELVKHHLFRPTCTICGLTAGYSGAGSKTVLPRRASAKVDFRIVPNQRAEEIVAMLREHLRREAYGDVTVRAFGLEDPYKTPFDAPIVEVVAEAAEEVYGHAPIILPTMAATGPMHAVCGQSGMPAVGTGIGHAKGNSHGPNENIRLADYIQGIKHIALILERFAG from the coding sequence ATGGACGACCTCTTCCGCTACATTGACTCGCACGGCGAGGCGTTCATCCACGACCTGCAGCGCCTCTGCCGCCAGCCGTCCATCTCGGCGCAGGGTGTGGGCCTGGAAGAGTGCGCCTCGCTGCTCGTGGCGCAGATGCAGGCCAAGGGTATCCCTGCGCGGACGGAACCATCCCTGGGCGGCCCGCCGCTCGTGGTGGCCGAGATCCCCGGCAGTAGCCCGCGCACGCTGCTGATCTACGGTCACTACGACGTCCAGCCGACCGACCCGCTCGACGAGTGGACCTCGGACCCGTTCGCCGCCGAGATCCGCGACGGCCGTCTCTATGCCCGCGGCGCCCAGGATACCAAGGGCAACATCATGGCGCGCCTGGCCGCGGTGGAGGCCTGGCTGCGCGTGCGCGGCCGGCTGCCGGTCGGCGTCAAGTTTATCATCGAGGGAGAGGAAGAGATCGGCAGCCCGCACCTCGGCGAGACCCTGCGGGAGCGGCCTGAACTGGCACGGGCCGACGCCTGCATCTGGGAGTCGGGCGCCAAGGATCATCGTGACGTCCTGAACATCTACCTGGGCGTGAAGGGCATCTGCTACGTCGAGTTGGAGGTGCAGGGAGCCAACCGAGACCTTCACTCCTCGGCGGGTGCGACCATCCCCAACCCGGCCTGGCGGCTCGTGTGGGCGCTGGCCACCATCAAGGGACCTGACGAGCAGGTTCGCATCCCCGGGTTCTACGACGGCGTGGTCGAGCCCAGCCCGGCAGAGATGGTCCAACTGGAGCGCATAGCCGCGGCGCGCGACGACGAGACGATCCGCCGCGACCTGGGACTCAAGATGTTCCTGAAGGGCATGACCGGCGTCGAACTCGTCAAGCACCACCTGTTCCGGCCCACCTGCACGATCTGCGGCCTCACCGCGGGCTACTCCGGAGCGGGATCGAAGACGGTGCTGCCGCGGAGGGCTAGCGCCAAGGTTGATTTCCGGATCGTGCCCAATCAGAGGGCAGAGGAGATCGTAGCCATGCTTCGCGAGCACCTGCGCCGCGAGGCGTACGGCGACGTCACGGTGCGCGCGTTCGGGCTCGAAGACCCCTACAAGACGCCGTTTGACGCGCCGATCGTGGAAGTCGTCGCCGAGGCCGCCGAGGAGGTCTACGGCCACGCTCCGATCATCCTCCCCACCATGGCGGCGACCGGGCCGATGCACGCCGTGTGCGGGCAGTCCGGCATGCCGGCCGTAGGCACGGGCATAGGCCATGCCAAGGGGAACAGCCACGGGCCGAACGAGAACATCCGGCTGGCGGACTACATCCAGGGGATCAAGCACATCGCGCTGATCCTGGAGCGGTTCGCGGGCTAG
- a CDS encoding sugar kinase yields MPEIVALGEPMVEFAAAERGRLGDVTVFHRGFGGDTSNFIVAAARLGASTGYITRVGGDEFGRSFLDMWRREGVDASRVVVEPEGFTAVYFISQRQEGGHDFTYYRAASAASRLCPEDVDPGYLAGARLFHTSGISQAISESSRAAVDAAIDRARGGGALVSYDANIRPKLWPLSVARAASGSVIPRADVVFMSTEDAGHLYGDEPVEDVARRLAAAGPRLVIIKMGAGGCMVVSSEGAAVKVRACKVDVLDATGAGDAFAAAFLVEWLRGATPERAAFFANAVGALTTTGLGAVAPIPTRPRVEAFLAGR; encoded by the coding sequence TTGCCGGAGATAGTAGCCCTGGGCGAGCCGATGGTCGAGTTCGCTGCCGCGGAGCGCGGCAGGCTCGGCGATGTGACCGTGTTCCATCGCGGCTTCGGCGGCGATACCTCGAACTTCATCGTGGCCGCGGCCCGGCTGGGTGCTTCCACGGGCTACATCACCAGGGTCGGCGGCGACGAGTTCGGCAGGTCGTTCCTCGATATGTGGCGCAGGGAGGGCGTGGACGCCTCGCGCGTCGTCGTTGAGCCCGAGGGGTTCACCGCGGTCTACTTCATCTCACAAAGGCAGGAAGGCGGGCACGACTTCACCTACTACCGCGCCGCGTCGGCCGCCAGCCGCCTCTGCCCCGAGGATGTGGACCCAGGATACCTGGCCGGGGCCCGGCTCTTCCACACGAGCGGGATCTCCCAGGCCATCTCTGAGTCGAGCCGGGCCGCTGTAGACGCGGCGATCGATAGGGCGAGGGGGGGCGGGGCGCTGGTGAGCTATGACGCCAACATCCGGCCCAAGCTGTGGCCGCTCTCCGTTGCGCGCGCGGCCTCGGGGAGCGTCATCCCACGGGCCGACGTCGTCTTCATGAGCACAGAGGACGCAGGCCACCTGTACGGCGACGAGCCGGTCGAGGATGTGGCCCGGCGCCTGGCAGCCGCGGGCCCGCGCCTGGTCATCATCAAGATGGGGGCCGGCGGCTGCATGGTCGTCTCTTCGGAGGGCGCCGCCGTGAAGGTCCGGGCCTGCAAGGTGGATGTACTTGATGCAACCGGTGCGGGCGATGCGTTCGCCGCAGCCTTCCTCGTCGAGTGGCTGCGCGGAGCCACCCCGGAGCGCGCGGCCTTCTTTGCCAACGCCGTGGGCGCGCTCACCACGACCGGGCTTGGCGCGGTCGCCCCAATCCCGACGCGGCCGCGCGTGGAAGCGTTTCTGGCCGGGCGCTAG